Proteins encoded in a region of the Candidatus Margulisiibacteriota bacterium genome:
- a CDS encoding IMP dehydrogenase — protein MVFVYPEVSRTFSEYLLVPNLTAKDCTPENISLKTPLVRFNRGAEPAISLNIPFVSAIMQSVSDHNMSIALARSGGLSFIYGSQSIETQVDMIKKAKKYKAGFVLSDTNLTERHTLREVLDVTQKTGHSTIAITDDGTANGKLLGLVTSKDYRLTRDSLEKPVHELMTCFEKLIIGNHGITLSEANDIIWEHKINCLPIVDANQKLRYMVFRKDYEDHKQNPNTMMDKDKRLIVGAGINTRDYKERVPLLVEAGVDILCIDSSDGFSQWQREAIEYIKSYFGDKVKIGGGNVVDREGFKYLVDAGADFVKVGIGGGSICITREQKGIGRGQASSIIDTAAYRDELYKETGTYIPICSDGGIVHDYHIVLALAMGADFVMMGRYFARFDESPAKKIKLGNRYVKEYWGEGSNKARNWQRYDAGDTGTYLKFEEGVDSYVPYAGKLKDNLDVTIHKIKSTMCSCGAKTIRQLQDTARLTAVSSTSIKEGGAHDVILKE, from the coding sequence ATGGTTTTCGTTTATCCCGAGGTTTCAAGAACGTTCAGCGAGTATTTACTTGTACCAAACCTAACAGCGAAAGACTGTACTCCAGAAAACATATCGCTCAAAACCCCACTTGTGAGATTTAACCGAGGGGCTGAACCTGCTATATCCCTTAACATTCCATTCGTTTCTGCAATTATGCAGTCAGTTTCGGACCATAATATGTCAATTGCTTTGGCGCGGAGTGGCGGACTCTCATTCATCTACGGCTCACAATCAATCGAAACTCAGGTAGATATGATAAAAAAAGCAAAAAAATACAAAGCTGGATTTGTATTGAGCGATACAAACCTTACAGAGAGGCATACGTTAAGAGAGGTCCTTGATGTTACGCAAAAAACCGGACATTCCACGATCGCGATTACTGATGATGGCACTGCAAATGGAAAACTGCTAGGTCTGGTTACCAGCAAGGATTACCGGCTAACGAGAGACTCTTTGGAAAAACCTGTTCATGAATTAATGACCTGTTTTGAGAAACTTATTATCGGGAACCATGGAATTACCTTAAGTGAAGCAAATGATATAATCTGGGAACACAAGATTAATTGTTTACCTATCGTAGATGCAAACCAGAAACTACGCTACATGGTATTTCGAAAAGATTATGAAGATCACAAACAAAATCCGAATACGATGATGGATAAAGATAAGCGGCTCATCGTAGGGGCAGGGATCAATACTAGAGATTACAAAGAAAGAGTGCCTCTGCTTGTTGAAGCTGGTGTAGATATTCTTTGTATAGATTCATCCGACGGGTTTTCGCAATGGCAGAGAGAAGCAATTGAATACATAAAGAGCTATTTCGGAGACAAAGTGAAGATCGGAGGAGGAAACGTAGTCGATAGAGAAGGATTTAAATATCTCGTTGATGCAGGTGCCGATTTTGTGAAAGTAGGTATTGGGGGCGGTTCAATCTGTATTACTCGAGAGCAGAAAGGAATAGGAAGAGGCCAGGCTTCTTCTATCATCGATACCGCAGCTTATAGAGACGAACTTTACAAAGAAACCGGGACCTATATCCCAATATGTTCTGATGGCGGTATTGTTCATGATTATCATATTGTCCTTGCACTTGCGATGGGTGCAGATTTCGTTATGATGGGAAGATACTTTGCTCGATTCGATGAGAGTCCGGCAAAAAAAATAAAATTGGGAAATCGGTACGTAAAAGAATACTGGGGTGAAGGATCTAACAAAGCACGGAACTGGCAACGCTATGATGCAGGTGATACAGGTACGTATTTAAAGTTCGAAGAAGGCGTTGATAGCTACGTACCGTACGCAGGCAAGCTAAAAGACAACCTCGATGTAACAATACACAAGATAAAATCTACAATGTGCAGCTGCGGCGCGAAAACGATAAGACAACT